A genomic stretch from Aedes albopictus strain Foshan chromosome 2, AalbF5, whole genome shotgun sequence includes:
- the LOC109415452 gene encoding ran GTPase-activating protein yields MSSFNLATITSALDEAPVKTGVSFLGKALKWETEAGAKELIDAIDACTGLHFLNLEGNTLGVEAAKGIAKALEKHPELKEALWKDLFTGRMKTEIPLALKAMGEGMIVAGAQLTVLDCSDNALGPNGMTGLVDLLQSPTCYTLQELKLNNCGLGIGGGKMLSKALLRCHSASSDLGKPLSLKVFIAGRNRLENDGAKALADVFETVKTLEHVEMPQNGIYHVGITALSEAFKQNANLKVLNLNDNTIGPKGAAALADAFYDLQCLREINFGDCLLKTKGAMLLGEALQEAHTDIEVLNFGFNEIGPEGGFAIANATYNKDNLKTLILDGNQFGYECREQLKETLTQYDRLEALGPLDEDDSEGEEEDDEDEEDVEEEEEEDDENEECEDSEAEDESDEAGESDQADQDGFLQSPNVTAAPAIRNILTENNNASTIDLDQSLPNTVEAYCQTHYPSETMFNSLEEPNKSEAFKRYLKSLPDEDYLVYLAFTILKLSEISEKSQEALEVSEALFADAYEYAKANNRLKSLRDFLLVQLGLLKCEDRSFRPAYNTQGCRHALKNAIRKNIVPEEEQGYFKVFLEHRG; encoded by the exons ATGTCCAGCTTCAACTTGGCCACGATCACTAGCGCCCTCGATGAAGCGCCGGTCAAAACGGGCGTTAGTTTCCTGGGAAAGGCGCTCAAATGGGAAACCGAAGCCGGAG CCAAGGAACTGATTGATGCCATCGATGCCTGCACCGGATTGCACTTTCTCAACCTGGAGGGCAACACCCTGGGCGTGGAAGCCGCCAAGGGGATCGCCAAAGCGCTGGAAAAGCACCCGGAGCTGAAGGAGGCCCTGTGGAAGGATTTGTTCACCGGGCGAATGAAGACGGAAATTCCGCTGGCGCTGAAAGCGATGGGCGAAGGCATGATCGTTGCTGGGGCACAGTTGACGGTGCTGGACTGCTCGGACAATGCGCTGGGACCGAACGGGATGACGGGTCTGGTCGATTTGCTGCAGAGTCCGACCTGTTATACGCTGCAG GAACTGAAATTGAACAACTGCGGTTTGGGCATAGGTGGTGGAAAAATGCTGTCCAAGGCGTTGTTGCGTTGTCATTCGGCCAGTTCCGACCTCGGGAAGCCGTTGTCCCTGAAGGTGTTCATTGCTGGGCGGAACCGATTGGAAAACGATGGTGCCAAGGCTCTAGCGGATGTGTTCGAGACGGTCAAAACTTTGGAGCATGTCGAGATGCCTCAGAATGGAATCTACCACGTGGGAATTACGGCTTTGTCGGAAGCTTTCAAACAAAACGCCAACCTTAAGGTGCTGAACTTGAACGATAACACGATCGGACCGAAAGGGGCGGCGGCCTTAGCGGATGCTTTTTACGATCTGCAGTGCTTGCGGGAGATCAACTTTGGGGATTGTCTGCTGAAGACCAAGGGAGCTATGCTACTCGGGGAAGCTCTTCAGGAAGCCCATACGGACATAGAGGTGTTGAACTTCGGATTCAACGAAATTGGACCGGAAGGCGGCTTCGCGATCGCTAATGCAACCTACAACAAGGATAATCTCAAGACTTTGATACTGGACGGAAATCAATTTGGGTACGAATGCCGGGAGCAGCTAAAAGAGACTCTGACTCAGTACGATCGGCTCGAGGCTCTTGGTCCTCTGGACGAAGATGATTCCGAAGGAGAAGAGGAAGATGATGAAGACGAAGAGGAtgttgaagaagaagaagaggaggaTGACGAGAATGAAGAATGCGAAGATAGTGAAGCTGAGGACGAAAGCGATGAGGCTGGAGAATCGGATCAAGCCGACCAAGATGGATTCCTACAAAGTCCTAACGTGACAGCTGCACCAGCCATTCGCAACATCCTGACCGAAAACAACAATGCTTCAACGATAGACTTGGACCAGTCGCTCCCAAACACAGTGGAAGCCTATTGTCAGACGCATTATCCCTCGGAGACTATGTTCAATTCCCTGGAAGAACCAAACAAATCGGAAGCCTTCAAACGGTATCTTAAGTCCCTTCCGGACGAAGACTATCTGGTTTATCTGGCTTTCACTATCCTAAAACTGTCGGAAATCTCCGAAAAGAGCCAGGAAGCGCTGGAAGTTTCCGAGGCCCTTTTCGCCGATGCCTACGAGTACGCGAAGGCCAACAACCGGCTAAAGAGTCTTAGGGATTTCCTGCTCGTGCAGTTGGGTCTGCTAAAATGCGAAGATCGATCCTTCCGGCCCGCGTACAACACGCAGGGCTGCCGGCACGCACTGAAGAATGCCATCCGAAAGAACATCGTGCCCGAAGAGGAACAGGGTTACTTCAAGGTGTTCCTGGAACACCGGGGCTAG